Below is a genomic region from Enoplosus armatus isolate fEnoArm2 chromosome 10, fEnoArm2.hap1, whole genome shotgun sequence.
CTTGGTGAAgataacatttacagaaaacacaactgatcagctgaatgaataaataaatgtggaaaaaattTTACAGACTTTTTTTGCTGCCCAGTCAAAGTGTTTCAGGGGTGTTGAGGTTGCGCTGGGTCGCTGCTCACAACCTCAGTAGTTTTTAAATCCTTGGTACGGCCCTGTATAGTAATATTGTAATGTCCTACAGCATGACTGGAGAGATCAATATCTATTAATACTGATCACGCGCTGTTTAGAAGTCTCCTGCTATTTGATGACATACATAacctaaaataataaaaatactttcTAACTGAGACTGATTTCTACTACTAACCCTACTATTGCTAAAGTATTTTGGCCAACAAAGACTTTGATTCGCTGCTGAGGTTGAGGCATTGCAAGAAGCTCCACCTGTGGTTGGCAGCGGCCCTCCACACCAGCATAATGGCTTTCTTCCAGATCTTCTGGGCCTGGACTGCCTCCTGGTCCTCACCACATGTAGATCtgatgcagagagaggaagtgaaggcagagggggaacgaagaGAGGATTGTGAAGTCCACAGCGAATGGAAACgggaaacagaagagaaaatcaCAAGCAGAGACAAAAGCACACACTGTCAGAATTTTCATGTCAGCTGCCAAAGACTGCTTAGCTCAGAGAAATGGAGTCCTAATCTGATTCAGAGGTCAATGACTATTATGACAAATACCAGCTAAGCTTTATCTGGTAAAGCAGCATTTCtcctaaaatgttttgttgcagtAAGGCCGGGGGTTATCCTAGGACATGGCCCTGGATTCACACAAGCCACTTCTCCACTGCATAGTACCgataaaaacatgacacaatGATCACAGTCCTCTCTGCAGCGATGAACACATGCGGACACCTACAGCTGGGACGACGACGCCGGGCTGCTGGCCAGTGAATCAGCTGTGTAGCGCTGGGAGGGCGGGCCGTAACCGTCCTCACTCTCGCTGGCTGCCCGCTCCACCTCCGACAGATAGGgaccctccccctccccacactcctccttcagctccaTCCCTTCTTCTGGGTCGCCCTCActccccgcctcctcctccttcacctcctggattcgagaacacacacatagagagtAAAATGACTGTGTTTTACAAAGTGGTTGCACATGTGGCGTAAGCGTGCACTAGTGTGTTACCTTGGACTCTTTCCCGGACACAGAGCTGTCCTCAGAGTCTGTGGGACAGAAATGAACGGGGATTAGAAAAATTGAAATATATAAgcatgatttgtgtgtgtgtgtgtgtgtgtgtgtctacataaATACACCACCCACCTAGGCAAGGTGGGTTGGGCTCCGGCTGGCTCCaatcctctccttcactcttgACCGTTGCTTCAGTGGCCTCCTTCCCTGCAGCCCCCTCCTCTGTGACCTCGCTTCCTGTTGCACCGTCGTCAGAGGTGACAGAAGaggtgacatcacttcctgtcacctCAGGTCCCTCGCAGTTTCCCTTGAGCTGTTCTTCTCTTTTAGTTTCTGGTTGACTCTGGGTCTCTACGCCTGCAGGAATCAGAGCTGACATTTCGGCCACGTGCTGAGGCTCCTGGGTGGGATCGGAGTCTTGGACTGTGGGTGCTGGATCTGAAGCCTTCAGCTCCTGGGTCTCCCAGGGGCCAGGGAGGGTGTGTCCTTCAGAGACGGCCtcttcacacagagagagagctgcttcAACTGCTGCTGCATCCAAGGCCTCCACTGAGTCATCCACctgggaagagggagggaaggacagagacaagaagacagaaaagacacattCCAAAGTCTAAATTGTGTCATGTGTTTTACTCTTGCAGTCATTAATACATTATTCCTCCACATACTGGTGCAGTGatacatttttccatttattttatagaattattttatttaatctttcattatttcattaaattaacCAACTCTGATCCTTGTCATTCTTGCTTCTTTGATGGTGAATGAGACAAACTGATATGGAGTCctttacaaataaacacagtgtgtaCCTTCTCCTCTATGATGGCAATGATGCCTCCTACTGTCTCCAGGTCCAGTTCGTCTCCCATGTAAGACACGGCTACGAGGTCCTCTTCTACTAATCCCGTCTCCTCGCCGAGCTCTGCCTTCACTGCAGCCTCCGCTTCAACCTCtgcgaacacacacagaagagtagatataaataaaaagctttAGTGTCCCACTGACAAGTTTAAAGTAATTATCAGGTCTGAATCCAGTATCATTATCTTCTGTACACCATGGACAGTGCAGGCCAGGATCTAACAATGCCTACAATTAGACCTAACACCAGCATCAACATAAATCATTTCTGAACATCTACCTTTTGACTGTATCATGCATGACTTCTGagaacatacacatacaaacagttATGCAGTTACCTGTGATGATCTCGTGACCAGGTGGTAGGGCAGTGGCTGTGGTGACGGTCTGTACTCCATTGGTGAGGCTTCCAGTCGAGTCTCCCTCCCCAacctgaaataaatgaatacaagaATAACACAAAAGTGAGGCTTTAATCCAGTACTGCTTTGAATTTTAGGCCTACTCTGGAAAAAGTAACTATATATGAATTACAAATGAGTCTTGCTCGCATGGCCACATGCTTTCATACAATTTTTAATTTCTGGTATTCTTGTAGTTTTGGATGCTATGATTCAAGCTCAGCTGGCTCTCACCAGACGGGGGCTGGCTGAGATAAGGTTGCCCTTTTTCAGCAGTTCTGACAGAAGAGGTGAGGGCGGCGGTGTGGCCTTCTGGGTCAGGAGCCTCTTTTGCGGTGAATCATCTACTAGAGCGGCCAGGCCTCCATCTTTAGGCCCTGGGCCTGGAGCATCCGTCGCTGGTAGAAACACTCCAACCCCCTGGGCCTGGCAGAGGCAGCAAAGAATCAGAGGGAGTGGTTGGCACAGTGAGCTGCAATGTCTGAACCATTCCCTTCCAGGAGGAGCTTGGATTGCCAAAAACACCATAATGTGAGATGATCTTTTTCCATTGTCTCTTAATGAGACAAGAAACAAGTTGAAGGCACAGAAAGGCACTTTTGATTTCAGTCTCAAGATACACCAAGAGTACTACACTATGAGTACTACTGTGTTCTGtcaatttaatttcatgatACAAGACGGTAATAATGGCAGCGTAGTGGATATGTCTTTGCTTGATAAAGAAAACCATatttaacacattacatttctCTCAGTATTGGCAGCATTATTGTGGTGTCTCATCACTGCTGAGTATATAAGACAAACACTGTTCTAGGTGAGTATTTTCTTACAACTgagtgggtggtggtggtggtggtggtggtggtggtgtcatCAGAGGCAACACTTCCCGTATCCATTGGCGGCGTGGGGACCAAAGAGTCGGCCTGAGAGTCCATGGTGGGGGGGCTGGTACCCAGAGGGGAACGCACAGTTACACTGGGCAGACGCTTTGGTGTGTTTTTCACCACCTGACGAGCTTTGATGGAGACAGAAGGtcagtgggagggagagagggagggagagagagaatcgATCTGTTCTTTAAGTGAACTTTGAAGGAATCACAGGAAGCACAGAAATCATGAGCAAGACATCGTGTGATAGCACTGTCACCCCAAATCAAGCACATCAGAGAAACAATCCCTTGTCTTAACAAGTCATTCAAAAAATATTCCAAGAAGGGGCCAGGGCAAAGCCTTCTAGTAGGTGTAGATTTGTTGCATTTAGACTGGGAAAGCCCTCACTGGAGTATAAATGGGTTATGTCTGTGTAAACTATTTCACACATTATATATAGAATGCCGTTAATCATTAAGATTGTCAGAAATGTCTGACATCAGTGTTTCTTTGTTCTTAATGTCATAAAACCATACAACACTGCTATTACTATGAAGTTTATGAAATGCTTATCTTGGCATAATAGCAGATCTGTAAAGCTCTCACACTTTGAAAGATCATAGAGAAAAGTATGAAGTTCACAATAATTACAAACATGAACCAAGATATTCTcctgaaagaaaatgacatatTGCAACAAAAGGCCTTAACAGTGTGCA
It encodes:
- the brd8b gene encoding bromodomain-containing protein 8, giving the protein MASGIGKHKILNVGPTEPWSVREKLCLASSVMRSGDQNWVSVSRAIKPFSEPGRPPDWFSQKHCASQYSELLEATEAPKRKRGEKGEVVETIEDVIVRRLTAERIEELKKLLRDTQEQYRKLKKEVDLIQTGHMDSQLKELWAEITLKKKQDEEEAEQKRKATETAYQARQVVKNTPKRLPSVTVRSPLGTSPPTMDSQADSLVPTPPMDTGSVASDDTTTTTTTTTTHSVAQGVGVFLPATDAPGPGPKDGGLAALVDDSPQKRLLTQKATPPPSPLLSELLKKGNLISASPRLVGEGDSTGSLTNGVQTVTTATALPPGHEIITEVEAEAAVKAELGEETGLVEEDLVAVSYMGDELDLETVGGIIAIIEEKVDDSVEALDAAAVEAALSLCEEAVSEGHTLPGPWETQELKASDPAPTVQDSDPTQEPQHVAEMSALIPAGVETQSQPETKREEQLKGNCEGPEVTGSDVTSSVTSDDGATGSEVTEEGAAGKEATEATVKSEGEDWSQPEPNPPCLDSEDSSVSGKESKEVKEEEAGSEGDPEEGMELKEECGEGEGPYLSEVERAASESEDGYGPPSQRYTADSLASSPASSSQLSTCGEDQEAVQAQKIWKKAIMLVWRAAANHRYASVFLQPVSDDIAPGYHSIVHRPMDLSAIKKNIESGVIRTTAEFQRDIMLMFQNAVMYNSSDHDVYHMALEMQRDVLEHVQQFLATQLIMQTSESAISAKSLRGREGNRKPGEPAEKDSVPMASPAFLLSLFDGGTRGRRSAMEADLKMKK